The bacterium genome window below encodes:
- the gspE gene encoding type II secretion system ATPase GspE, with amino-acid sequence MATTSRRRKLLGEVLVEAGLITADQLTEAMELQKQSKERLGRVLIGMGIGTEKDIALAIAKQLGLEFVDLDDIVPDETALLVLPEHLARRYQLIPLGAVDGKLRLGMVDPLDVVALDDVRRQLRQDIEPVVISHDGFLRVLNQYPALDDSIRAMIKDIKTDSAEEMGLEGLRKLVDEAPVVRLVNSIIVQALRQRASDIHIEAQETRVRVRYRIDGSLYNVMTPPRHIHAAIISRIKIMADMDIAERRLPQDGRIQLKVENKEIDLRVSTIPTVFGEKVVMRILDKSQTLVSIEKIGLLAENRQRFESMLTKPYGIILLTGPTGSGKTTTLYTILNKLNSTETNIVTVEDPVEYQLAGINQVQVNPKAGLTFANGLRSFLRQDPDIIMVGEIRDEETARIAIHAALTGHLVLSTLHTNDAPGAVTRLVDMGIEPFLVASSLIGVIAQRLVRILCDKCKQVYTPPAEVLQRLGATMLAGDGQVPIYRPVGCEFCTKIGYKGRNGIFEIMVIDDVIKTLITKRASITEIKEQAVKAGMWTLAEDGLEKVILGSTSPEEVLDVVFVSD; translated from the coding sequence GTGGCCACCACTTCGCGGCGGAGAAAACTGCTTGGCGAAGTTCTCGTCGAGGCCGGGCTGATCACGGCCGATCAGCTCACCGAGGCGATGGAGCTGCAAAAGCAGAGCAAGGAACGCCTGGGGCGGGTGCTCATCGGCATGGGCATCGGCACCGAAAAAGACATCGCGCTCGCAATCGCCAAGCAGCTCGGCCTCGAGTTCGTTGACCTCGATGACATCGTTCCGGACGAGACGGCGCTCCTCGTGCTGCCCGAGCACCTGGCCCGGCGGTATCAGCTGATCCCGCTGGGCGCCGTCGACGGCAAGCTCCGATTGGGGATGGTCGACCCCCTGGACGTGGTCGCCCTGGACGACGTCCGGCGTCAGCTCCGGCAGGATATCGAGCCCGTGGTCATCTCGCACGACGGGTTCCTGCGGGTGCTGAACCAGTACCCCGCGCTCGACGACAGCATCCGGGCCATGATCAAGGACATCAAGACGGACTCCGCTGAAGAGATGGGGCTCGAGGGCCTCCGCAAGTTGGTCGACGAGGCGCCGGTCGTCCGCCTCGTCAACTCCATTATCGTCCAGGCGCTTCGCCAGCGCGCCAGTGACATCCATATCGAGGCGCAGGAGACGCGGGTGCGGGTCCGCTACCGCATCGATGGCTCGCTGTACAACGTCATGACCCCACCCCGCCACATCCACGCGGCGATCATCTCGCGGATCAAGATCATGGCGGACATGGACATCGCCGAGCGCCGCCTCCCCCAGGACGGGCGGATCCAGCTCAAAGTGGAGAACAAGGAAATTGACCTGCGGGTGAGTACGATCCCGACGGTGTTCGGCGAGAAGGTCGTGATGCGGATCCTCGACAAGAGCCAGACGCTGGTCAGCATCGAGAAGATCGGGCTCCTCGCCGAAAACCGTCAGCGGTTCGAGTCCATGCTCACGAAGCCGTACGGGATCATCCTGCTGACCGGACCGACGGGCAGCGGGAAGACGACGACCCTCTACACCATTCTTAACAAGCTCAACTCGACGGAGACCAACATCGTCACGGTCGAGGACCCGGTGGAATACCAGCTCGCCGGCATCAACCAGGTGCAGGTGAACCCCAAGGCGGGCCTCACGTTCGCCAACGGCCTCCGGTCGTTCCTCCGGCAGGACCCCGACATCATCATGGTCGGTGAGATCCGCGACGAGGAGACCGCCAGGATCGCCATCCACGCCGCCCTGACCGGCCACCTGGTGCTGAGCACGTTGCACACCAACGACGCCCCGGGCGCGGTCACCCGGCTCGTGGACATGGGGATCGAGCCGTTTCTCGTCGCGTCGTCGCTGATCGGCGTGATCGCGCAGCGCTTGGTCCGAATCCTGTGCGACAAGTGCAAGCAAGTCTACACGCCGCCCGCGGAGGTGCTGCAGCGCCTGGGTGCGACGATGCTGGCCGGCGACGGCCAGGTGCCGATCTACCGGCCGGTGGGATGCGAGTTCTGCACGAAGATCGGGTACAAGGGGCGGAACGGGATCTTCGAGATCATGGTCATCGACGATGTGATCAAGACGTTGATCACGAAGCGGGCGTCGATTACGGAGATCAAGGAGCAGGCGGTGAAGGCGGGGATGTGGACCCTCGCGGAGGATGGGCTGGAGAAGGTCATCCTCGGGTCGACCAGCCCAGAGGAGGTCCTCGATGTCGTCTTCGTCAGCGACTAA
- a CDS encoding type IV pilus twitching motility protein PilT, giving the protein MHINELLKETMDAQASDLHLTAGRKPTIRVWGKLQPLEHREVLSPEDTSQLAYSMLNAFQKQKFEKTWELDLSYGVPGLGRFRVNLYRQRGATGIAMRSIPSVIPSIEDLNLPPILRDLSRKPRGLVLVTGPTGHGKSTALAAMLDAINSERAAHIVTVEDPIEYLHDHKKGIVNQRELGFDTQSFPNALRGVLREDPNVVMVGEMRDLETISAALTIAETGHLVFATLHTANAAQSIDRIVDVFPPYQQQQIRIQLASVIEAVISQQLLPNHRYATRASGAHTDGHRRAAASTATIQRVWPTLDEIGRVPAVEIMMATPAIRNLIREAKTHQIESALQTGGQYGMQTMDMALADLVRRHLVSHEDALARAIHPDELRKLVHV; this is encoded by the coding sequence ATGCACATCAACGAATTGCTCAAGGAAACGATGGACGCGCAGGCGAGCGATCTTCACCTCACCGCCGGCCGAAAGCCGACGATCCGGGTGTGGGGGAAGCTCCAGCCGCTCGAGCACCGCGAGGTCCTCTCCCCGGAGGACACCTCGCAGCTGGCGTACAGCATGCTGAACGCCTTCCAGAAGCAGAAGTTCGAGAAAACCTGGGAACTCGACCTGTCCTACGGGGTTCCCGGCCTGGGGCGGTTCCGCGTCAACCTGTACCGCCAGCGGGGCGCGACCGGCATCGCCATGCGGTCGATCCCCTCGGTGATCCCCTCCATCGAAGACCTCAACCTCCCGCCGATCTTGCGGGATCTCTCCCGAAAGCCGCGCGGGCTGGTCCTCGTCACCGGGCCGACCGGACACGGCAAGAGCACAGCCCTCGCCGCCATGCTCGACGCCATCAACTCGGAGCGGGCGGCGCACATCGTGACCGTTGAGGATCCGATCGAGTACCTGCACGACCACAAGAAGGGCATCGTCAACCAGCGGGAACTGGGATTCGATACGCAGAGCTTTCCCAACGCGCTCCGCGGCGTGCTGCGCGAGGACCCGAACGTCGTGATGGTCGGCGAGATGCGGGATCTCGAGACGATCTCCGCGGCGCTCACGATCGCCGAAACCGGCCACCTCGTGTTCGCGACGCTGCACACCGCCAACGCGGCGCAGAGCATCGACCGGATCGTCGACGTCTTCCCCCCCTATCAGCAGCAGCAGATCCGGATCCAGCTGGCCTCCGTCATCGAGGCCGTGATCTCGCAGCAGTTGCTCCCCAACCATCGGTACGCCACCAGGGCGTCCGGCGCCCACACGGACGGGCACCGGCGGGCCGCCGCGTCCACCGCGACGATCCAGCGCGTCTGGCCGACCCTCGACGAGATCGGGCGCGTGCCGGCGGTGGAGATCATGATGGCCACGCCGGCGATCCGCAACCTGATCCGCGAGGCCAAGACCCATCAGATCGAGTCCGCCCTGCAAACCGGGGGCCAGTACGGGATGCAGACGATGGATATGGCGCTGGCCGATCTGGTCCGGCGCCACTTGGTCAGCCACGAGGATGCGCTCGCCCGGGCGATTCACCCCGACGAGCTCCGAAAACTCGTCCACGTATGA
- a CDS encoding DnaB-like helicase C-terminal domain-containing protein, whose translation MDYEDIEAQILKGFVRDRQLITIALNEGFTPELLPSPVARRLCNALIDLYLARGGEVINDVTVRNHLESRGVLNAEMEHYLRAVLAMRPPDAGRMMSYVDSLRNRDSRERLQTMHDQLGGYLGGTDTGGRGDLIQFTTDMIHTLIELQKRRVRQRIGPVTSVLTALTEDAARLAGAGGILGFSIAPFERLNALLSGLRRGFYYGLAGAPRRGKSNFALELATYVSSNHRVPCLYYSWEQTSRVLAARLFAKETGIDPATILVGGKPGGDPIAPQLEAAQERMSRYAPYLYLIEGSRQDTLSRIRTHVYNVMQEFQTNDVVIFLDYLQKIPLDEYVEDWKARNDLISTALAEMSLELNIPIFAISPLDKEGCRLDERPAEAEAEYSQFERPTMHHSMGSGDLEYDLDVAMVMAKDWKATGELQQFLQTRAKASNIDPDTVPHIDIVNLFVDKNRDAPASASYIVQYAFFVTLNKFIELDYKLEKEYRADFHGFAKLQQIYAYLLDTGFLANPEPVRT comes from the coding sequence ATGGATTACGAAGACATTGAAGCCCAGATCCTAAAGGGTTTCGTGCGGGACCGGCAGCTGATCACGATCGCCCTCAACGAGGGGTTTACGCCTGAACTCCTGCCCTCTCCTGTGGCCCGGCGGCTCTGCAACGCGTTGATCGACCTGTATCTCGCGCGCGGCGGCGAAGTGATCAATGATGTCACCGTGCGCAACCATCTCGAGTCTCGGGGCGTGCTGAACGCCGAGATGGAGCACTACCTGCGGGCCGTCCTGGCGATGCGCCCGCCCGACGCCGGCCGGATGATGTCGTACGTCGATTCCCTCCGGAACCGCGACAGCCGCGAGCGGCTGCAAACCATGCACGACCAATTGGGCGGGTATTTGGGCGGGACCGACACGGGCGGCCGCGGCGATCTGATCCAGTTCACGACCGACATGATCCACACGCTCATCGAGCTCCAGAAGCGGCGGGTACGCCAGCGGATCGGCCCGGTGACCAGCGTGCTGACCGCGCTGACCGAGGACGCCGCCCGCCTGGCGGGGGCCGGCGGGATCCTCGGCTTCTCGATCGCCCCGTTCGAGCGCCTGAATGCGTTGTTGTCAGGCCTGCGGCGGGGTTTCTACTACGGCCTCGCGGGCGCGCCGCGGCGCGGGAAAAGCAATTTTGCGCTCGAGCTGGCGACGTACGTCTCGTCCAACCATCGCGTGCCCTGCCTGTACTATTCGTGGGAGCAGACCTCCCGGGTGCTCGCGGCGCGGTTGTTTGCCAAGGAGACCGGCATCGATCCGGCGACGATCCTCGTGGGCGGAAAACCCGGCGGCGACCCGATTGCCCCCCAGCTGGAGGCCGCACAGGAGCGGATGTCGCGGTACGCGCCGTACCTCTACCTCATCGAGGGGAGCCGGCAGGACACGCTCAGCCGGATCCGCACGCACGTGTACAACGTGATGCAGGAGTTTCAAACCAACGACGTCGTCATCTTCCTCGACTACCTGCAGAAGATCCCGCTGGACGAGTACGTCGAGGACTGGAAGGCGCGCAACGACCTGATCTCGACCGCGCTGGCGGAGATGAGCCTCGAGCTCAACATCCCGATCTTTGCGATCTCCCCCCTCGACAAGGAGGGGTGCCGTCTCGACGAGCGCCCGGCGGAGGCCGAGGCCGAGTACTCGCAGTTCGAGCGGCCCACCATGCATCACAGCATGGGGAGCGGCGACCTCGAGTACGACCTCGACGTCGCGATGGTGATGGCCAAGGATTGGAAGGCCACCGGGGAACTTCAGCAGTTCCTGCAGACCCGCGCCAAGGCATCGAATATCGACCCCGACACCGTCCCGCACATCGACATCGTGAACCTCTTTGTCGACAAGAACCGGGACGCCCCGGCCAGCGCCTCGTACATCGTCCAGTACGCGTTCTTCGTGACGCTCAACAAGTTCATCGAGCTGGACTACAAGCTGGAGAAAGAATACCGGGCGGATTTCCACGGATTCGCGAAGCTCCAGCAGATCTACGCGTACCTGCTCGACACCGGGTTCCTTGCGAATCCCGAACCGGTGCGGACATGA